In Synechococcus sp. A18-25c, a single window of DNA contains:
- a CDS encoding site-specific DNA-methyltransferase: MTTATATKKATTFEHVNRLCYGDNLDTLRTLPSESVDLIYLDPPYNSKRVYNCSFGAKAQAKAFDDNWSWGPEQIRWLNDINDRNKNVWCLLNCLMKTFKRNDGLPAYLVAMTVRLIEMHRVLKSTGSIYLHVDPTASHYLKLVMDQIFGGGNFKNDIAWCYRGMTPKASYFNKKHDTILFFTKSDEYVWNPQKGEPSEGSLRTYKSAMNRGYNANNARGMVVVFDRAKYEAAVRAGKIPQGMRETDFDGGRPALTDWWDDIKILGGPGNKERTGYQTQKPLALLERIIKASSNEGDVVLDPYMGSGTTIEAAAKLGRNWIGMDVTHHAVACTAARLAANLDLEEDDIPVIGVPFDLESARHLRDADRTQYDAWAILNLKAAPHEEKSGRLIGIREFKDWRDSRTVDGTAIYVTSNDEPPSVTDVDRLERLMKQHKADLGFLVAFTMPDEFTLKRIERLGEVRQNNGRHVIPKVQVITVEQIVEGGASATKIFDVSRQQRRKKILSGESQIALEV; encoded by the coding sequence ATGACAACCGCTACAGCAACAAAAAAAGCAACAACATTCGAACACGTCAATCGCCTTTGCTATGGCGATAATCTTGACACGCTCAGAACGCTACCGAGTGAAAGCGTTGATCTGATTTATTTGGATCCGCCTTATAACTCCAAGCGTGTTTATAACTGCAGCTTTGGCGCCAAAGCACAGGCCAAAGCATTTGATGACAACTGGTCATGGGGTCCAGAGCAGATCCGCTGGCTGAATGACATCAATGATCGAAACAAAAACGTTTGGTGTCTGCTGAACTGCTTGATGAAAACCTTCAAGCGCAATGATGGTTTGCCTGCCTATTTGGTAGCGATGACAGTACGTCTGATTGAGATGCATCGAGTCCTGAAAAGCACGGGCAGCATCTACCTGCATGTGGATCCGACGGCCAGTCATTACTTGAAGCTGGTGATGGATCAGATTTTTGGTGGTGGCAATTTCAAAAATGATATTGCGTGGTGCTACAGGGGAATGACACCAAAGGCAAGCTATTTTAACAAGAAGCACGACACTATTCTCTTTTTCACTAAATCAGACGAATACGTATGGAATCCTCAAAAAGGAGAGCCATCGGAGGGATCTCTCAGAACATACAAAAGCGCCATGAACCGAGGATACAACGCCAATAATGCACGTGGAATGGTGGTTGTATTTGATAGGGCTAAATATGAAGCTGCCGTTCGTGCTGGAAAAATTCCACAAGGGATGAGAGAAACTGATTTTGATGGTGGAAGACCTGCGCTAACTGACTGGTGGGATGACATCAAGATCCTTGGCGGGCCTGGAAACAAGGAAAGGACTGGATATCAGACACAAAAACCCCTAGCCCTTTTAGAGCGCATCATCAAAGCCAGTTCCAACGAAGGTGATGTCGTTCTTGACCCTTACATGGGTTCGGGCACCACCATCGAGGCAGCTGCAAAGCTTGGCCGTAACTGGATTGGTATGGATGTCACGCACCATGCAGTGGCATGCACAGCTGCAAGGCTTGCGGCCAATCTCGACTTAGAGGAAGACGACATTCCAGTGATTGGAGTGCCGTTCGATCTGGAGTCTGCACGTCATCTTCGTGATGCAGACCGGACGCAATACGACGCTTGGGCCATCCTCAATCTCAAGGCTGCACCCCATGAAGAAAAGAGTGGCCGCCTGATTGGTATTCGTGAATTCAAGGATTGGCGGGATAGTCGCACCGTTGATGGCACGGCCATTTATGTCACCTCAAACGATGAGCCGCCGTCAGTAACAGACGTGGATCGGCTGGAACGTCTGATGAAGCAGCACAAGGCAGACCTTGGATTTTTGGTTGCTTTCACGATGCCCGATGAGTTCACCCTCAAGCGAATCGAGCGGCTTGGGGAGGTACGCCAGAACAATGGCCGCCATGTGATCCCCAAGGTTCAAGTCATCACCGTTGAACAAATCGTTGAAGGCGGTGCATCGGCCACCAAGATCTTCGACGTCAGCCGCCAGCAACGACGCAAAAAGATTCTCTCGGGTGAATCGCAGATTGCCTTGGAGGTCTGA
- a CDS encoding tetratricopeptide repeat protein, with protein MSRRTTAIAAALSLLALGSPLITGCTNILSNQYLGQGVEKYEEGNYQGAIADYTRAIEIDPQSSASYYNRGLAKYHIEDLQGAIADFTKAIEINPQYADAFVNRGNSKDELKDYQGAIADFSKAIEIDHQDAIAYYNRGNAKADLDDYQGAIADYNKSIEIDPQNVMAYYNRGNAKGNLKDLQGAIDDYTKAIEINPQYAVAYANRGIARELTNDLKGACQDWRKAAELGLEQPAEWVKEQC; from the coding sequence ATGTCTCGCAGAACAACGGCCATTGCTGCAGCACTGTCTTTGCTTGCGCTTGGTTCTCCGTTGATAACTGGTTGTACGAACATATTGTCAAACCAGTATCTTGGCCAGGGTGTTGAGAAGTATGAGGAAGGAAATTATCAAGGTGCCATCGCTGATTACACAAGGGCAATAGAGATTGATCCTCAGAGTTCTGCTTCTTACTACAACCGTGGTCTTGCCAAGTATCACATCGAAGATCTTCAGGGGGCAATTGCTGATTTCACAAAGGCAATAGAGATCAACCCTCAGTATGCTGACGCCTTTGTTAACCGTGGCAATAGCAAGGACGAATTAAAAGATTATCAAGGCGCCATTGCTGATTTTTCAAAAGCAATAGAGATCGATCATCAGGATGCTATCGCCTATTACAATCGTGGCAATGCTAAGGCTGATTTGGATGATTATCAGGGAGCAATTGCTGATTACAATAAGTCAATAGAGATTGATCCTCAGAATGTTATGGCCTATTACAATCGTGGCAATGCCAAGGGTAATTTAAAAGACCTTCAGGGAGCAATTGATGATTACACGAAGGCAATAGAGATCAATCCTCAATATGCTGTTGCTTACGCTAATCGTGGTATTGCACGAGAATTGACAAATGATCTCAAGGGAGCCTGTCAGGATTGGAGAAAAGCAGCAGAACTTGGACTGGAGCAACCTGCCGAATGGGTGAAGGAGCAATGTTAG
- a CDS encoding response regulator transcription factor has product MELRLASRTTHQALDAVSEFFEQEQVVACMGDRFALCCLCMTEPIRRSVVGAATTEDEGFELVQRHRPSVLICSSDLESGYGIDLLRRVKREWPSCKLMILLVRETQAVVQEALGAFADAVIFKSSLGTGQGDFVQALATLADGGVYLPEQIRKLGSETPRPDLPPLIEQLSERELEVTAAVARGLTNKTIAASLGLSVETVKTHVVNAMGKLGARDRTQLAVLALLYGLIDPMG; this is encoded by the coding sequence ATGGAGCTACGGCTTGCGTCGCGCACGACGCATCAGGCCCTTGATGCCGTGAGTGAGTTCTTTGAGCAGGAGCAGGTGGTGGCTTGTATGGGTGACCGCTTTGCCTTGTGCTGCCTGTGCATGACCGAGCCGATTCGCCGATCGGTGGTGGGTGCCGCCACCACCGAAGACGAAGGTTTCGAGCTGGTGCAACGCCACAGGCCTTCGGTGCTGATTTGCAGTTCTGATCTCGAGAGTGGTTACGGCATCGACCTGCTGCGGCGGGTGAAGCGAGAATGGCCCAGCTGCAAGCTGATGATCCTGCTGGTGCGGGAAACCCAGGCCGTGGTGCAGGAAGCGCTGGGAGCATTTGCGGATGCGGTGATCTTCAAATCAAGCCTTGGCACTGGTCAGGGGGATTTCGTGCAAGCGTTGGCAACGCTCGCTGACGGTGGGGTGTATCTGCCGGAGCAAATCCGCAAGCTTGGCTCAGAAACACCGCGTCCGGATCTGCCGCCGTTGATTGAACAGCTCAGTGAGCGCGAACTGGAGGTGACCGCTGCTGTGGCTCGCGGCCTCACCAACAAAACCATCGCTGCCAGCCTCGGGCTCTCGGTGGAAACGGTGAAGACCCATGTGGTGAATGCCATGGGCAAGCTCGGAGCACGGGACCGCACCCAACTAGCGGTGCTGGCACTGCTCTACGGCTTGATCGACCCGATGGGATAA
- a CDS encoding DEAD/DEAH box helicase family protein, with translation MNRLFAGLQRTQLYIKSNGRCAMCGCLLNPAKWEADHIQPWSKGGPTEQLNGQALCIPCHQSKMTTHPVEQYLPQKIELRKWQQEFAQRFLDFAGTQAFLEPNDRKAFILNAFPGSGKTIAQLAVAKYLISTGLCDWFTVVVPSDKLRSDFVQVAEMFGLRLYGGTALNVNFNVHHGVVLTYQQLSSETRTSQIAVWTKSHRTFVTADEIHHLSDKNSWGENFELAFEESTVRLLTTGTPFRSDHSRIPWCSYVRISERLEELDLKGSHAYSYGYDDALTDGVVREVDFPTWSGRVQWRVSSPDGTTTDFDHTFDDDLKEIYPDLSEGDVEKLMNQRNRFAVEADTQYIRDQIIAADRTLQSIRQTHPWAGGLIVCQVREHADAMGRLVEELTGEKPVVVHGDVEEAKDKLRCFQQDTTPSRERWLITVQMVTEGVDIKHLRVLVYATNKTAPLFWTQVLGRILRHEQEAPLDQTAVFYQYGDERLREYAKRIHEAIQTHRQLKEEKQPRDSSERGEHTPATVEGLSAEGEGDVHIFGGKEYSAQEVEALTAYANSLGIHPVKLIALLEAAGDTNFWDAAYKAKDQADQAKGQVGNQSVDDSMAS, from the coding sequence ATGAATCGCCTCTTTGCTGGGCTGCAGCGTACGCAGCTCTACATCAAATCCAATGGCCGCTGCGCCATGTGTGGTTGCTTACTCAATCCAGCCAAGTGGGAAGCCGATCACATCCAGCCCTGGTCCAAAGGTGGACCCACAGAACAACTTAACGGACAAGCCCTTTGTATCCCTTGCCATCAATCCAAAATGACCACCCATCCAGTTGAACAGTATCTGCCTCAAAAAATTGAATTGCGGAAATGGCAGCAGGAATTTGCCCAGCGGTTCCTTGATTTTGCTGGAACCCAGGCGTTTCTCGAACCCAACGACAGGAAGGCGTTCATCCTCAATGCATTCCCAGGATCAGGGAAAACGATTGCTCAGTTGGCCGTTGCCAAGTATTTAATCTCTACCGGTCTGTGCGACTGGTTCACGGTCGTTGTTCCATCCGACAAGCTTCGTTCCGACTTCGTCCAGGTGGCTGAGATGTTCGGCCTGCGCCTCTACGGCGGAACGGCTCTCAACGTCAATTTCAATGTCCATCACGGCGTTGTCCTCACCTATCAACAGCTTTCATCCGAGACCCGCACCAGTCAGATCGCTGTTTGGACCAAGTCCCACCGCACGTTTGTCACCGCTGACGAGATCCACCACCTGTCAGACAAGAACAGCTGGGGGGAGAACTTCGAGCTGGCGTTTGAGGAGTCCACGGTTCGACTGCTGACGACGGGTACGCCCTTCAGGAGTGATCACTCCCGCATCCCCTGGTGCAGCTATGTCCGAATTTCAGAGCGCCTTGAAGAGCTGGATCTCAAGGGATCCCATGCCTATTCCTATGGCTACGACGATGCGCTTACCGATGGTGTCGTCCGTGAGGTCGACTTCCCCACCTGGAGTGGACGCGTCCAGTGGCGCGTTAGTTCACCCGATGGAACCACCACTGACTTCGATCACACCTTCGATGACGATCTAAAGGAGATTTATCCAGACCTCAGTGAAGGGGACGTCGAGAAGCTGATGAACCAGCGGAATCGCTTTGCCGTTGAAGCGGATACCCAGTACATCCGCGATCAAATCATTGCGGCAGATCGAACGCTTCAAAGCATTCGCCAAACGCACCCGTGGGCTGGTGGTCTCATCGTTTGTCAGGTGCGTGAGCATGCCGATGCTATGGGCCGCCTGGTTGAGGAGCTCACCGGCGAGAAGCCTGTGGTTGTGCACGGGGATGTGGAGGAAGCCAAAGACAAACTGCGCTGCTTCCAACAAGACACCACGCCCAGTCGTGAACGCTGGTTGATCACGGTTCAGATGGTCACCGAAGGCGTCGACATCAAGCACCTGCGTGTCTTGGTCTATGCCACGAACAAGACTGCTCCTCTGTTCTGGACCCAGGTCTTGGGTCGCATCCTTCGGCATGAACAGGAGGCGCCGCTGGATCAAACGGCTGTGTTCTATCAATACGGCGATGAACGGTTGCGGGAATACGCCAAGCGCATCCATGAGGCGATTCAGACGCATCGCCAACTCAAGGAGGAAAAGCAACCGCGTGACTCTTCAGAGCGCGGTGAGCACACCCCTGCAACCGTCGAGGGTCTGAGCGCCGAAGGCGAAGGCGATGTCCACATCTTTGGCGGTAAGGAGTATTCCGCTCAGGAGGTGGAAGCACTCACGGCTTATGCCAACTCTCTTGGCATTCACCCCGTCAAGCTCATTGCCCTATTGGAGGCAGCTGGAGACACCAATTTCTGGGATGCGGCCTACAAAGCCAAAGACCAAGCCGATCAAGCGAAGGGACAGGTGGGGAACCAATCCGTTGATGACTCCATGGCGAGCTGA
- a CDS encoding DUF1651 domain-containing protein: MPNKDRPLVDRHPPKPGGEGWLVNAQQQLVVQFKPDNPTVHAEWVSVRTYSWVPPHPPVPQTRRRMLRQNAIDAWKQMQKTGWQQCSPPVR; this comes from the coding sequence ATGCCGAACAAGGACCGCCCACTCGTTGATCGCCATCCGCCCAAACCCGGCGGAGAAGGTTGGCTGGTGAACGCGCAGCAGCAATTGGTGGTGCAGTTCAAACCCGACAACCCAACGGTTCACGCGGAATGGGTGTCCGTGCGGACGTACAGCTGGGTGCCACCACATCCACCAGTGCCGCAAACCCGACGGCGAATGCTCAGGCAAAACGCGATTGATGCGTGGAAGCAGATGCAGAAAACTGGCTGGCAGCAGTGTTCACCGCCTGTGCGTTGA
- a CDS encoding NAD(P)-dependent oxidoreductase: MTGDAQQASVERQLPCAVFLDALSLGPVDLALIEQRCALTAWPSTAIDERLERLRDAEIAITNKIPLDGELLRQLPKLRLICVAATGTDQIDHAACKELGIRVHNAGRYSRASVVQITWALILELCCAMDQRRRDLSQGVWQRSPVFSVIEPEFDELEGQILVVLGAGDIGRGVLAIGEAFGMQCIGLTSRSSDVEVEAALRQADVLSLHAPLTPQTQNLINAQRLSWMKPTARLVNMARGGLVNCDDLCAALRSGQIAAAALDVLPVEPPGSELEALLDTPNLLISPHMGWSSRQARNRLVQTLAGHLQAYVFAEAA; this comes from the coding sequence ATGACGGGGGATGCACAGCAGGCATCAGTGGAAAGGCAGCTCCCTTGCGCTGTCTTCCTCGATGCCCTCAGCCTCGGGCCCGTGGATCTGGCGCTGATCGAGCAGAGGTGTGCACTGACGGCCTGGCCATCCACCGCAATCGATGAACGCCTTGAGCGGTTGCGTGACGCCGAGATCGCCATCACCAACAAGATCCCTCTGGATGGGGAGCTGTTGCGCCAGCTCCCGAAGCTGCGCCTGATCTGCGTGGCCGCCACCGGCACCGATCAGATCGACCATGCCGCCTGCAAAGAGTTGGGCATCCGCGTGCACAATGCCGGCCGCTACAGCCGCGCCTCGGTGGTGCAGATCACCTGGGCTTTGATTCTCGAGCTCTGCTGCGCCATGGATCAGCGGCGGCGGGATCTGAGCCAGGGCGTCTGGCAGCGCAGCCCGGTGTTTTCCGTGATCGAACCGGAGTTCGACGAACTGGAGGGGCAGATCCTGGTGGTGCTCGGCGCCGGAGACATCGGCCGCGGCGTGCTGGCCATCGGCGAGGCCTTCGGGATGCAGTGCATTGGTCTCACCAGCCGCAGCAGTGATGTCGAAGTGGAAGCGGCCTTGCGTCAGGCCGATGTGCTCAGCCTGCATGCGCCGCTCACACCGCAGACCCAGAACCTGATCAATGCCCAGCGGCTCAGTTGGATGAAGCCCACCGCCCGGCTGGTGAACATGGCCCGCGGCGGGCTGGTGAATTGCGACGATCTCTGCGCTGCCCTGCGCAGCGGCCAGATCGCTGCTGCCGCTCTCGATGTGCTGCCGGTGGAACCTCCCGGCTCTGAACTGGAGGCCTTGCTGGATACCCCCAATCTGTTGATCAGCCCTCACATGGGCTGGAGTTCCCGTCAGGCCCGCAACCGTCTGGTGCAGACCCTGGCGGGACATCTCCAGGCTTACGTCTTTGCTGAAGCAGCCTGA
- a CDS encoding bifunctional 2-polyprenyl-6-hydroxyphenol methylase/3-demethylubiquinol 3-O-methyltransferase UbiG: protein MPSLDFDGEYGRTYRKSIQHTIPGHDVLHEIARAAIQATASDAQRVLVVGPGPGDALPALLNACADAAVTVLEPSELMLEQCRKTVANHPGSRRCRLLLSTLDEALKSELKGARFDLVVCHNVVHLLPSEEQAAMLHELTQCTADGGVLLLSSYSEADDEESQREVFKVAWQRLADRDVPADKIEAMKASRNSVVFSLDPSRLVAALKQAGWPTPVQLYQGLFIRLWLCRAGDQAASAKT, encoded by the coding sequence ATGCCCTCCCTTGATTTCGATGGCGAGTACGGACGCACCTACCGCAAGAGCATTCAGCACACGATCCCCGGCCACGACGTTCTGCACGAAATCGCCCGAGCAGCAATCCAGGCCACAGCCAGCGATGCCCAGCGGGTGCTGGTGGTGGGCCCTGGCCCTGGCGATGCGCTTCCGGCTCTACTGAATGCCTGCGCTGACGCTGCAGTGACGGTGCTCGAGCCCAGTGAGCTGATGCTGGAGCAATGCCGCAAAACGGTTGCCAATCACCCCGGCAGCCGCCGCTGCCGCTTGCTGCTCTCCACGCTGGATGAGGCGCTCAAAAGCGAACTGAAGGGCGCCCGCTTTGATCTGGTGGTGTGCCACAACGTGGTTCACCTGCTGCCCAGCGAAGAGCAAGCCGCGATGTTGCATGAACTGACGCAGTGCACGGCGGATGGCGGCGTGCTGTTGCTGAGTTCGTACAGCGAAGCGGACGACGAAGAGAGTCAACGCGAGGTGTTCAAGGTGGCCTGGCAACGCCTGGCGGATCGCGACGTTCCCGCGGACAAGATTGAGGCGATGAAGGCCAGCCGCAACAGCGTGGTGTTTTCCCTTGATCCCAGTCGGCTCGTTGCTGCGCTGAAGCAAGCCGGTTGGCCTACACCCGTGCAGCTCTATCAGGGGTTGTTCATCCGCCTCTGGCTGTGCCGAGCCGGAGATCAGGCTGCTTCAGCAAAGACGTAA
- a CDS encoding Nif11-like leader peptide family natural product precursor: MSEEQLKAFLEKVQVDTDLQNQCKGAASFKETVDIAKAAGFSITEDDMKSIATMQSLSDDELEALAGGSHMHTCAGVGCTVRTCQ, from the coding sequence ATGTCCGAAGAGCAACTCAAAGCGTTCCTAGAAAAGGTTCAAGTAGATACCGACTTACAAAATCAATGCAAAGGGGCAGCCTCCTTTAAGGAAACAGTCGACATCGCAAAAGCAGCGGGATTCTCCATCACTGAAGACGACATGAAAAGCATCGCGACGATGCAATCTTTATCGGACGATGAGCTGGAAGCATTAGCTGGAGGTTCACACATGCACACATGCGCTGGGGTCGGATGCACAGTGCGGACGTGTCAGTAG